One window of the bacterium genome contains the following:
- a CDS encoding nucleic acid-binding protein, whose translation MLLVLDSGPLGLLSDPKMSPHSQQVDDWATDRLRAGDRLAVPEIADYEIRRELLRAGKKPGIARLDELCAGYLYLPLTTPVMHAAAMLWADACNAGGPTAHPHALDGDVILAAQARSAQAAYGRETVVATSNVEHLARYTDARLWSDI comes from the coding sequence GTGTTGCTCGTTCTGGACAGCGGCCCGCTGGGGCTGCTGAGCGATCCGAAGATGAGCCCACATTCACAGCAAGTTGACGATTGGGCTACGGATCGACTGAGGGCCGGAGATCGGCTGGCCGTTCCCGAAATAGCCGACTACGAGATCAGGAGGGAGTTGCTGCGAGCCGGCAAGAAACCCGGCATCGCTCGACTCGACGAGTTATGCGCTGGCTACCTCTATTTGCCGCTCACCACACCGGTGATGCACGCCGCCGCCATGCTGTGGGCCGATGCCTGCAATGCCGGTGGCCCAACCGCTCACCCTCACGCTCTCGACGGGGACGTGATCCTCGCCGCCCAAGCCAGGAGCGCCCAGGCTGCCTACGGCCGCGAGACCGTGGTGGCCACCTCCAACGTCGAGCACCTCGCCCGCTACAC